The following is a genomic window from Branchiostoma lanceolatum isolate klBraLanc5 chromosome 10, klBraLanc5.hap2, whole genome shotgun sequence.
tgcttttcagatgaccctggacacaaacacaatacaatcagatacaaatatacagataacgttaaAGACATCTATCACAGTATTTCAACTTATCCCAGTCAGTTCTTTGTTACAGTCCCGTTGGTCCGCAGTGAGATTGTTCCACATTAGTGGCCCTTGATACTGCAGGCTTCCCTTGAAGGTTTCCACGTTTGCTTTAGGGGTGTCTAGTTTTGCAAAGAactaaaggtaaggtaaagcaggcatcctcaatagaggtgaagcataatgctttttcaagtagctcgtggtagtgcaatgcggcttcgccacggctcgcgtttttggccaagcacaccgggtcacacccctactcttctcgataagtgtgttgggttccttttcgtgcagaggtttgaggcttacccccgaagctccctcatacacggggccgtcggctttacgtcaccatccgaaatgacgaatgcaatcctttacaacatgtccgagttCAAGTGACACAGAACTAAATAGTTGAATATTTGAGTTGCGTCAAGTGGAATAGGACGTACCAAATTCCTGTCTaaatattcttctttttttgttcacTAGAAATATAAACTATACAAATGCAAGATCTGACACACGTTTAGAGTATTTATGcagtcattttctttttttctacaaaaatttcTACAAAGTTTCGTGCTttagaaaatataaaaatacCTCATACCCTACAACATAATGGTAGGGTCTGAGGTGACGTGCCCATTTTGCGGCGAAAAGTCGTTGAGCGTCAAGTTGGTCTGCATTACGCCGAAAGTTTGTCTCCAATTCTCCTGATTTCCAGCCCAGATTTAGAATTTGTCACCATGGCGGCCCAGAACCGAGTGTTGATCCAGGGAGGCCGGGTGGTGAACGATGACCACTCGTTTGACGCGGATGTGTACGTGGAAGACGGAGTCATCTCCCAGATAGGCATAAACCTGCAGCTCCCAGGTGGGACCCAGTTGCACACTTATCGCCAGAActagctgtcaatcaatcaatcaatcaatcaatcattactTTGAGTCCAGTAAAATTGTTCAGGAGCAGGTCTGGACATGAAAGTCTTTTTTTAGATTAAACATTTATCTGTCAGTAAGATATTTCGGCCGCGTTTTTGaatagtaaaatcttgttacggcCGCAAACTCGAGGGGCTGCATCATAAAAACCTTTGCATCATATGCAAATTCGATGTAAACCGTTCTCAGTACGGGTGCAGGTTTGCATCGCATACGCAAAATGTAAGCGCTTTCAATTCGGAATATATCCGTAACGGGGGTTCGAACCGTTTTATTTTGTTAATCATGAACGGGGCCGTAATGTGGATCAATCCAGTTGTGATGGGAACTTTGTACAACGACCTCCCGAACCATTGTCGGATGAAAGACGACACCCACCACACCGCTGCGTATTTAGGATTGGAGAATGATTTATGAaatctttatcattttgtacAGGGGTTTTAGgaccttgatttttttcaacgAAAAAGTGGGAAGAGACAAAGTCAAAATTGTCTTCATTTGAATCCAAACAGAAACGATACATTTTACAACTTAGTAGACATAGTTGATCATGGTAAAGGCCAACAATGAGaacttacatgtattgtattgtagtatAGAGACAAGTTCCTTGTTGTTCAGAGATGTGTCATTGGGTGTCCAGGCTGCGCTGGCTGGAGGTACCACCATGATCCTGGACCTTATCATCCCCAGACGTGGACAGTCACTGCTGGAGGCGTATGATCAGTGGAAGGCATGGGCTGAACCAAAGGTGAGGGGGTGGACTGAATCAGAAATAAGAGAAGCGGACTAAACCAAAAATTAGagggataaatgaatgaaaagtgGGGTATGGGTTGAAATAAGATAAGGGGAATGGACTGAATCAAAAGTGCCAaataatgaaaaggaaacttaacCATACCAAATGTAAAGGCATGATTTTGTGCAAGTTAACTATTTTGTTGACTTGTTTACTTTTCCAGGTTTGTTGTGACTACTCGTTCCACATGGCAGTGACCTGGTGGAATGACAAGGTTGGGGAAGAAATGGAGACGATTGTAAACGAAAGAGGTGAGGTGTCCGCATTTGTACTTAAAGAAAAGCTACACAAACAATTGAAAATCCTACTCAGTACTATgataaatataccccaaagtcaaatCCTAATTTGTTTCACGTAAGTCCGTCATAGTCCTGGAatcttccaccgtttgcaacgTATGCCGTGCTgtcgccttctcacctgatgattgaattatatgacgtcagtgttctaaatttttcctcctgaggatggatttcgaGGAACTTTCAGAATTCAAAGCCTACTAACTCGTCAGTTCCCTCAAAGTTTACGGGAAGTTCCTCGACCTAGCCTCCATCTGCACGAAAGCCAGTTTGAAAAGCATTATTCGCTCTGGGGAATTTAGAACACCGACGTCATATacttcaatcatcaggtgaaaaatgtagTCAACttacgtcatataattcaatcatcaggtgagaaggcgtcagcacggcataagttacAAACCGCTAGTGGAATATCCCAGAACTATAACGGACCTactgtgaaacaacttgaagtaagaacttgacttttgGGATATAtcaagcatgctattagtaagCTTTTCAATTTTCTGTGTAGCTTTTCCTTTAAATGTCTGCTTTACACTAGAAAGATTTCTGGGCGTATGGCAACGGCGTACGTCAAGTTGTATGTCTTCTGTGTCCGATGCCTTTCTCCCTTTGTGTAAATCGGTGTGGGCGCAGCAGGAGTCCCAGGacacttcctgtcggtgtgtgtAAATAGAAACCTGGGTAAGACCTTGTCGTACGTGCAGAATTTTTCCTCGTGTATATCAGGCCAAAGTAATCGTAGGACAAGACATAAGCTCTCTTTTTCTTCTGATATTATTCTTTCAGAATTCCAAAGTGCATTGGCACCTTTTATTATTTtacttaggctgcaccaagtaatttttatggataacgtccgcgcgcgcattgattttggtctgttcccagaaaaaaaacaagaaatttcgcTCCCTCTAACTTTGACCAAAGAGTCACGACAGTGCTGCAAATCGTAAGgttaacgtaaaactcgtcacgcaaaATGCATAAATATGGAAGtggctgctgacaggatgatcctgtcagcagtagaaaaaattacactgctgacaggacgatcctgtcagaaGTGGAAATATCTGcattactgacaggatgatcctgtcagtagtgcattttttctactgctgacaggatcatcctgtcagcagtgcagatttttccactgagctgacgttcgcgcaactgtacgagagactcgTCGCGGCGAGCcagtgagtttcggccgtacaattCTAAGCAAGTCTTGtccaagatcagctacagtgcctttcttctgcaatgacgagagATAGCACTGTGCCACATGTTCTTGGCATAGTCAATTATGGTATCATAatcaaagaaataaatgaattccTTTAGTTAATTCACATTTCcttattactgtgaattttgattcaatgaaatgtttggagtggttttattttcctggTTCTCGCCTTGACCTCTCCaccccaaaaatcatgacaatgtacatattttccatTGTATCACAGTCACTATTTTGTTGTAGACAGCCCCTCGCTGGACACCTTCAAGAGCAGGCTGTTGTCGTCCCACCCGTAACCCGGACGCTGCAGCTGCGCCTTCTCCGTCTACGTGATATCCCTACCAGACCATGAACTAGTATTAGAACTAGAACCTAcctgaaattaaatccccagaAAAGCAAAGGAATATAGAGTATTCGTAACTATTTGATTTTCTAGGTGTGAACTCCTTCAAGATGTTCATGGCGTACAAGGACGTCATGATGCTGTCTGATGCTGAGATCTACCAGGTGTTCTGCCGGTGCAAAGAAATAGGGGGCCTCGCTCAGGTGCATGCCGAGAATGGGGACCTAATTGATGAGGTAAGGCTCGGTAGAGCAATGTAGATCATAAAAAACTGTATTTCCTATCAACAAgttgaatgtaaatgtatgtaataaCATCGAGTAGGATGCTGAGGATCAACTATATGATTCTATACTGCTTATTGTGGTTCTGtccaacttcttttttttttttacaaaaatagCTTCAAAGTCTGAAAAAGGGTACTGAAATCCATTAGCCGATGTGTAAAATGAGAATAAGCATCTTTACGGACTGTACAAAAAGTAACAAAATCTTGCCAGATTTCGCTAGGCGTTTAGTAATTATAGATTTCAAGACTCAGACTTTCACATCTTGAATGTTATTTGACCGCATCTGACATGCACAGTATGTACATGGATGAGCACTCAGCAGGACATAAGTTAACTAGTTGACATATGTGGACTGtgactttttattttttattatcattgggtaggccgaatactctcccttcgcagccaggggctgaattgcgagaaGCGCACATttgcggggctagatcgcaagggtctgtcgcgactgccattcggcgcgcaggtgatcTCAAAaagacaattgccccatgtgcgatGGGTTCCTTAACgtgctggaggtgtggctctcctcaaacacgggacctccatttaacgtcctatccgagggacgtccctaaccgaagctaggtacttatttacacctgagtgaagtgaggaaagtcgtgtaaagtgcctttcctaagtgACTTGTTGAGTGTTACGTGACTGATGTGCAAGTGTTTCCTGTGTCTCCACACACACAGTGTTCAAAGAAGCTGATTGCTATGGGCATCACCGGCCCCGAGGGGCACGCGATGTGTCGTCCTGAGGAGGTGGAAGGGGAGGCGACGAATCGCGCCGTGACCATCGCTAACAGGGTCGGTACACGTATGCATGTTAGTCCAGGGAAAGGCCTTTATTGTTTACCCGACTAGATTATGAATCATTTTGCCTATTGTTAGTGCATTTGCTtgctttttttatatattttttggtTACTTTTAAGACCCCTAACAGTAGGGTAAGGATATAAGATGTACATGAGGGAAGACACCTAGATGGCAAATCTTGTTTTACCAAGGTCAATATTATCTTAGCCAATTGCACGTGTTTGCTATTTTAATACACCCAAAGTAATCTCAGAGACGACCAAAAAGTGGTGACAAAGGGTGCCAGAGGTGTCTAATagttcaggtttgactgtagatgtgTTTCCCTCTCCCCAGGCTGGCTGTCCTCTCTACGTCGTACCCGTCATGAGCAGGGCTGCAGGAGATGTTGTTTCTACAGCCAGGAAAGAAGGTGAGGGGAGGAACTGTGTGTTATATGTGATAGACTTTTAAAGGCAAAGGATGCCTGTACCTGAACATTTCTATTGTCCACAGGTCTATGTTGTAGTGTAAAAAAGAGTTGTTTTGAAATGTGTGATTCGCCCTATATCACAGGCAAAGTTGTGTTTGGAGAGCCCATAGCCGCCGGTCTAGGTGTGGATGGTACCAACCAATGGGACAAGGACTGGAGGCACGCAGCTGGCTATGTCATGGGACCGCCCCTCCGACCGGACACTTCCACTCCTGGGTATCTAATGGACCTGCTCGCCAAGTAAGCCTTCGTGCAGGGAACAGTACAGTCCACTAAACCTGTTACTGCAGGGGTGGGCCGAAGTCTCTTCATTTTCACCTGGTGCTTTTTTAGTCTTTGCTCTTACAGCCTTTATTGTACAGCTTACTGAACTTGCTTTGAAATTAATGACACAAACTGTCCGTGGTCTTCAGGTTCTTGTTAAGTGTCTACCCGGGTCTCCTGAACATAgtgtctatgtacatgtagtgtcctGTTTTATCAAGTTCAGTGTATGATTATAACATGTCTGTGTGGTATATGGTAACTCCTTTGCACACAAGGTGATAAATGCTATATTAACCTCTGTGCACTACTTCACCTCTttaggtctcattcatgagtttttttttcgccccataggcttacatgttacaatacgtgttttacatgggcgcgttcgtaatgaagctatagaaaatgcaccaatgttattcattttatgttgagaacatttaccctagatcatgtttttaaaaaatggcaACAGTTTCACTTCATAcgatctctttttatagcaattacaaactgcacttagctacacccccaaaaaggcacttttcgAGCTGAAAGCGCAGGACCGCATCACTTACAATGACAGGCTTTGCACGTCCGACCTAGCGCGCGGCTGCCGATCTTTATCTGTTAATatctttattttaaaaaaagcgTTTATCActggtttgacgcttgagatcagtctggctggctaaaagggaattttccATCAATATTCATGCATCCGTTCATTTTTGGgggtacggattcttttagTCTGTGTTGTTAGTGTTGTATCTCCAAGGATGAAATAAAAAGCCCATGAACACTGTGAATCTTACCTTCCTCCAGCGGTGATCTGACCTGTGTTGGCTCCGACAACTGCACCTTCAATGCCAACCAGAAGGCGCTAGGTAAGGACGACTTCCGTAAGATCCCCAACGGTGTCAACGGCGTGGAAGACCGCATGTCCATCGTGTGGGAGAAAGGAGTGCATTCTGGGAAGCTGGACGAGAACAAGTTCGTTGCGGTGACCAGCACGAATGCTGCCAAGGTCTTCAACCTCTACCCCAGGAAGGTCTGTGTCTTACAGATTCGTGTCCAACaccttatttaaaaaaatgtcaagtgACATTTGTGGCATTCCGTTTTGTGCACTGTCCAAACCCAAAAAACAGGCATTCACATAAATCCAGCCATACATGATGTAAAAAGTAACACAGCCTTGCAGACTTACTAATATCCTATTCCAGCATAAAATTTTACACgcctttcctcactttactcaggtggaaatgagtgcctagctttagttagggacgtccctctggTAGAATGTTTAAATTGAGGTCTCGTGCTTAAAGAGAGCTACACCTCgacgatgtaaaaaaaaaacaccaaccttcccggtgtgagatgGATCAAAACCATTCCGGTCTAAATGGGTTAGGGAATTTCCCCAAGCAGTCCTAGATAGCAGTTGAGCTGGTctcaatcatgatgtttctgagttttttgtgggtttttttttaacgaactcgctcagtgcaaggtcatagggggccactcatcaaagcactgaactaattgttactgtagcagcatctcttcgccctaggtcagaaacatcaatgctcgagacaaacATAACTTCattgacccattaggagaagcaggggttacgaagaccgctcgggaaattccctatcCCGTTTAGGCAGGAATGTTTTGGTccactactctttttcgaaagatgtggtgggttcttttacatgctcaaggtgtgactctcctcccTTTTGTGgtgtctcctcaaacacgggacctccatttaacgtcctatccgagggacgagtgaagtgaggaaagtcgtgttaagtgcctttcccaggggcacagcgtcggggcgcaagttcggacatgtctctgggcacaacccgggattagatcccattgtttgacagccgagcgCTATACCATttgcgccacacgacaccacatATAAAAGTTGGTAGAAGAGATGCTGTGCCAGTcctaacaagagtccgaagacccaaaatctccatgaaatttgtttttatatatgatgtgttttatttgccctagttgtttgtttttgccgctggttgttttattttatgtgccaaagggtatccacatacaggtttggtagtgttccaatttgtggtttgaccaccagctgttgggacctgttgggaatagttgacctagataagagaccaacagatggtgcgacctcaaagcccacaatagagtagatatttctcattatttatgcaaattcagtccgaatttgcataattaccacttaaatttgtacatctctgtccaacccacctgcgtaccaaatatcatgacaatctgtcgctcctttcttcagttattctcctttgaatatttttacaaatacgccattgcagttccaatggcacataccagggggcccaaaatcgaccttgacgtttctcctcccagcacctacccacaaaccaaatatcattacaatccatctacacgttctatagttatgctgattttacgcatccggtgacacatacatacacacacggtgacacaaacatacacacacgcgcacacacgcgcaaacacactaactttgcatgatttgcacttcagtgtgtacatctctgtccaacctacctgcgtaccaaataacatgaaaatctgttgttcctttcttcagttatacccctttagaacatttttacaaataggccattgtagttccagggacactaaccagggggcccaaaatcgacattgatcATTCTCCTCcaagcgcatacccacataccaaatatcattacaatccatcaacacgttctacagttatgctgactttaagcatccagcgacacacatgcaaacgatttacctccttactaatgcaaattcggtctcatttggatagtttgcacttaagtgtgtacatcttggtctaacctatctttgtaccaaataacatgacgatctgacgatcctctcttcagttcttctacattgaagatttttacaaatacgccattgcagttccagtcacacatgccagggggcccaaaatcgaccttgacctacctccacttaacacccacccacataccaaaaatcatcacaatccatgtacaggttctataGTTatggtgacacatacatacacacaaacaccaaacgcaagcaaaacagtatatccatgaaaaagcctttgtCACAGTTGAGTAGAAAATTGAAGCACTAATTCCTAGCCTGTGTGTGCGGCTGCAGGACCGTATTGCTGTAGGTTCGGATGCAGACATCGTGGTGTGGGACCCCCAGGCCACCAGGAAGATCTCCGCGTCCACTCACCACCAGGCTGTGGACTTCAACATCTTTGAGGTAGGGAGGGGTGTGATTATCAAGTACATAACAGATGATTAAAGtgatgcttgtttttttttgtcagctaTCAAATGGATAAGAATGTCTAAATGGTAAACTTACCTGCTTTTCTGTATTTCTTTACTGGAGAAAAGACGGCATCAAGTAAAGTTCGGAGTGAAAACAACATTTCATTCCCTTCGACTCATCTGTTCCCTTCATCCAGGGCCAGGTGTGCCATGGTGTTCCTGTCTATGTGCTCAGCCAAGGCAAGGTGGTGGTGGAGGATGGTGGACTTGTCACGGTCACACAGGGCGCCGGCAAATATATCCCCAGGTAAGGGGAGACCAAAACCCATGAGATTTGCATTCATCATTAAGGGTGGTCTTGTAGTTAGGGTTGTTAGCAATAGAATCTAGAGGTTCGAATCCGTAGCAGGCCACAGTATtctgcctttgggaaaggcactcggGTAAAAGTGAATACCTAGATTCATCTATAGTGATGTCCCTTTGGATGGGATGTAAAGTCGGGTACCCGTGTTTGAGGGGGGTAGAAGGGGGACACGATATGGTTACATTGCAGGGTGGGGTCATTTTGTCAATAAGTTGCTGGTACCAAGTAGGGGGGGTAGTATGGAGTCATGGTGTGATGAGTTGGTGTCAGTGTGTTTCCTTAGGAAATGACCATGACACGGGGATGGATTATATAATCAAAAATCACATGGGGTCTACAACTAGCCAAAACAGGCTTTCTAAGTGTGTTTATGATGAAGTGACAAACATTAAACAATCCATACATTGTCAAGTCTTCCTATCATTCCCTCCCACTTAGGATGCCTTTCTGTGACTATGTGTTCAAGCGGATTAAAGTTCGTGATGGTCTGAACCAACCCAAGGCTGTGAAGAGGGAGCCGTACAAGGGACCGGTCATCGACCTGAACGCAGACCCACAGGTACGTTTAACCAACTTCAGACATGTAAGTTTTGTAACACTCAATTTGTGTGGTTTCTGTAGTATGACGTGGAGGTTTTTAAGTACATGATCATAACAGTTTGTTATGCTGAACGTTGCAGGAGGAGCCAAGGCGTGTCGCCCCGTCCGTCGCTGCAGAGTTTGAAAATCGTCCAATCAGCAGCCGACACGGCCACCGGGATCTCCACGCATCCGGTTTCAGTCTGTCGGGGAGGCAGATTGACGACAACAGGGGCAACACGCCGCAGACGCGTGTTCTGTCACCACCTGGCGGAGCCTCCAGTATCCAGTTCTGAGCTGGTCCACCCCTTCATGAGCCCCTCATTTTAGTATTGAACTTCAGACCGCACTTTATATGGCAATTGCAGTCCTCCATTGTTTTTCTTCGCATGTTTGAGTTTTGCATTTGTAAGCTTCATTTATATAAGCTTCTCTTCCGGGCAGGATATTTTGCCATtaagccacagcaagtaaattttatggatgacatgattgacatcctctgcagactcatAATTAGTTAGTTAATGCAATTACACTTACTTATAATGCTTCCTATGCTCTTTCTTTTAAATCTTCAGCACATTATAATTAGTGTATTATTCTAATGCTTGTGCAAGGTACACATCACAAGTCTAATAAAAACAATGGGCGAATATTTAGCAAACCTAAATGCAACTATATACAATAAGCAAATCTTGTGAGAGCTACTGTCAAGGGGTGTTCTTGTTATAGTTTAATTTACAAAAGGCTTGAGAACTGTGATCATTCCCGACTTGACAACCTGAGTCAGTGACTGACAAATTGCAAAAGAGAACGCACCCATCTATTGTATTGCTGCTGGATGCAGATAATTCTGTGGCTGAGAAATGTAATTGTATCACATGGATATTAAACATTGGTCTGTCTTACATGTGCCTGTGTCTTTGTGATATGGCATAAACCTGTACAGTACGCCTTGTAAGTGTTGCCTGTTCTGGCTATAGACGATCAAGCTGATGGCAATCATCCTGAACTTCTAACTTCTAACTATTAAAATTCACTTgagagttcatctgtgttggtagaagtaatactgaatggagtttaaactgtaaacaccaacacaatgaattggacttacccaaattttcgactgatcagctacagtctttgtcaaggagggacaatccactgcttctgtgacgtcacgttatgcagataaaacacgtgactcggtgagcagtggattatATGTTGCAggaagtctatggcgcccccccccccatctctgttgagggatggttgtagatggactccttaatccctcctgtagctgatcagtcgaaaatttgggtaagtctaaTTTATGGTGtaggcgtttacagtttaaactccattcagaactaTTAAAATAAAATTGTCATACGTACAAACCAGAGATCCTACAGGGTGTTTTTCTGATATTTGTTCATCAGAATCTATAATTGGTAGATCATTCCTCCAGACTAAGCCCATTTTAGGAGCCCATGCTCCCACAAATTAGCTGGTGTGCCTGTCCATGGCTGCAGGTACAGGATTCAAGTCAGCCTGTTAAATAAAACAGTTGGCTACAGGAGATGGTGTGATTTGTCCGACTTCCCCAAGAACGGCCTAAAATCCCACACAATTCTTTTTCACCTATCAATGTAGGTTAGCTGGATTCTCTTTTATAATCATTCTATCTAAATAAATCATGATCATTTCAGCATGTTAATTTAATTTATTGGAGTATTGCTTGGTGTGTCCAAGAGACTTGCTTGTGCTCCTAATTGTTTTATTGTGGTGCGCAtaaatttttgctggtgctctcGATGAATGAATTTCGGTTTTAACAGTGAAgttttcaggttttcttgctaaagcatacatattttcttacattaacTTCCTCATATGTAACTTTTATGGTTGAACTTTTATGGttatattacgtcattatgacaccAACGTGGTAATATTGCACATATTTCACTTATACACCATCCAATAGACCACTAATTCCGTACTCGCTTTGTACATGTTTGGGTCCGAACGCGAGTTTTGTCgtaagcagatattgggtgatGTTTTACGCTACCTGCTGTGATCGTTTTGTACAGGTTGGGCTTCAGCTGGTGCGTTCACGGCGGCCGGCCAGGGAATATAATTTGGTACTAGACAACATTTTTGATAGTCTGGATGATCAGAGTCTGCGAACCAAGAAATGGGCTTATATTTTTAGTTACtacgactaaaatgactgaacggggtcaaaaatgacccaaaaGTGCTATGTTCAATAAAATCtgccttttcacttttttcgctgaatgttatccgtacattgcttcatcaatgtaagaagGATGTTTTGGTATTTTAAGGTATTGCTTATTCCCGttcattgtcataatttatgcaaaaagatcagaaggaccacgttttgAACTATCCCTATCTAGAGCGAGAGGagatttttgaggcccacgccaaatttcatatTCCATAACTCCTGGACGGCTTACGCTAGAACCACCAAACATGGTGACGTTTCATAGAATTTCCTTAACTAATATTTCAAattaataaagtaagttcagcctttttcgtgttgccatggcaacgggttttgacaagcatattttacaaaatcagctaatttcagttcaaacaatgacgtttcgaggctttgttggtacaccacatttatttttttacattgttatcatctaatgtaatccaatgtaactttcatggtTTAACATTGATAtcttatgctgatttgatgacgtcatcggtcaaaatccaagatggcggatagaatcacataatATATGTCATAATGacatcatattacgtcataattacACAAAACTTGTTCTGGTAATAGTAATTCACATCTGCATCATTCACTGacaatttggtggtcatacaataagtagtttttgctcgggtcaaaaatgaccccagtgcAATCACTCCAAACTTTCCTccataatgtcaacagtattgtgccaatctccCTAGAAAACCAGGAGACgttagaatagatgtctactgacaaagtcacggaaggatttttttcggcttgatcaaacatgttcaaatggcacatcaaaacccacgcctggggtcaaaaatgaccccgttcgggtgtttgagggttaacaaaATTGCATTAAAAGTGACGGTAAATGATTATCAAACATTATCAAGAATTGGATAttagagattctttttacacaaccgatGATTCTCACCTGGTGACG
Proteins encoded in this region:
- the LOC136443522 gene encoding dihydropyrimidinase-like — translated: MILDLIIPRRGQSLLEAYDQWKAWAEPKVCCDYSFHMAVTWWNDKVGEEMETIVNERGVNSFKMFMAYKDVMMLSDAEIYQVFCRCKEIGGLAQVHAENGDLIDECSKKLIAMGITGPEGHAMCRPEEVEGEATNRAVTIANRAGCPLYVVPVMSRAAGDVVSTARKEGKVVFGEPIAAGLGVDGTNQWDKDWRHAAGYVMGPPLRPDTSTPGYLMDLLANGDLTCVGSDNCTFNANQKALGKDDFRKIPNGVNGVEDRMSIVWEKGVHSGKLDENKFVAVTSTNAAKVFNLYPRKDRIAVGSDADIVVWDPQATRKISASTHHQAVDFNIFEGQVCHGVPVYVLSQGKVVVEDGGLVTVTQGAGKYIPRMPFCDYVFKRIKVRDGLNQPKAVKREPYKGPVIDLNADPQEEPRRVAPSVAAEFENRPISSRHGHRDLHASGFSLSGRQIDDNRGNTPQTRVLSPPGGASSIQF